One window of the Salvelinus fontinalis isolate EN_2023a chromosome 2, ASM2944872v1, whole genome shotgun sequence genome contains the following:
- the LOC129812835 gene encoding liver-expressed antimicrobial peptide 2-like isoform X2: MRTAQYIALFMFLALLCPIQVQTAPVPEDWTGLITRAKRSLLWRWNTLKPVGASCREHDECGTKYCRKKMCSFQVFTS, from the exons ATGAGGACAGCACAGTACATTGCCCTCTTCATGTTCCTGGCTCTGCTCTGCCCAATACAG GTGCAGACCGCTCCTGTGCCTGAGGATTGGACGGGCCTGATCACCCGAGCCAAGCGCTCTCTCCTTTGGCGATGGAATACTCTGAAGCCTGTTGGCGCAAGCTGCAGAGAGCACGACGAGTGTGGGACCAAATACTGCAG GAAAAAGATGTGTTCATTCCAGGTTTTTACATCTTGA
- the LOC129812835 gene encoding liver-expressed antimicrobial peptide 2-like isoform X1, translated as MKSGHSRVQTAPVPEDWTGLITRAKRSLLWRWNTLKPVGASCREHDECGTKYCRKKMCSFQVFTS; from the exons GTGCAGACCGCTCCTGTGCCTGAGGATTGGACGGGCCTGATCACCCGAGCCAAGCGCTCTCTCCTTTGGCGATGGAATACTCTGAAGCCTGTTGGCGCAAGCTGCAGAGAGCACGACGAGTGTGGGACCAAATACTGCAG GAAAAAGATGTGTTCATTCCAGGTTTTTACATCTTGA